A region from the Macaca mulatta isolate MMU2019108-1 chromosome 13, T2T-MMU8v2.0, whole genome shotgun sequence genome encodes:
- the MRPL19 gene encoding large ribosomal subunit protein bL19m, translating into MASCIAAGHGAAMGLGRSFQAARTLFPAPASFACRVHAGPVRQHSTGPSEPGAFQPPPKPVIMDKRRPAEQERRFLSPEFIPRRGRTDPLKFQIERKDMLERRKVLHIPEFYVGSILRVTTADPYASGKISQFLGICIQRSGRGLGATFILRNVIEGQGVEICFELYNPRVHEIEVVKLEKRLDDSLLYLRDALPEYSTFDVNMKPVAQEPTQKVPVNELKVKMKPKPWSKRWERPNFDIKGIRFDLCLTEEQMEEAQKWSQPWLEFDMMREYDTSKIEAAIWKEIEASKRS; encoded by the exons ATGGCGTCCTGCATTGCAGCGGGGCACGGGGCTGCAATGGGCCTAGGTCGGAGTTTCCAAGCCGCCAGGACTTTGTTCCCCGCGCCGGCCTCTTTCGCCTGCA GGGTCCACGCGGGGCCTGTCCGGCAGCACAGCACTGGGCCTTCCGAGCCCGGCGCGTTCCAGCCGCCGCCGAAGCCGGTCATCATGGACAAGCGCCGCCCGGCGGAACAGGAACGCAG gTTCTTGAGTCCTGAATTCATTCCTCGAAGGGGAAGAACAGATCCTCTGAAAtttcaaatagaaagaaaagatatgTTAGAAAGGAGAAAAGTACTCCACATCCCAGAGTTCTATGTTG GAAGTATTCTTCGTGTTACTACAGCTGACCCATATGCCAGTGGAAAAATCAGCCAGTTTCTGGGGATTTGCATCCAGAGATCAGGAAGAGGCCTTGGAGCTACTTTTATCCTTAGGAATGTTATCGAAGGACAAG gtGTTGAGATTTGCTTTGAACTTTATAATCCTCGGGTCCACGAGATTGAAGTGGTCAAATTAGAGAAACGGCTGGATGATAGCTTGCTGTACTTACGAGATGCCCTTCCTGAATATAGCACTTTTGATGTGAATATGAAGCCAGTAGCACAAGAGCCTACCCAGAAAGTTCCTGTTAATGAG CTGAAAGTGAAAATGAAGCCTAAGCCCTGGTCTAAACGCTGGGAACGTCCAAATTTTGATATTAAAGGAATCAGATTTGATCTTTGTTTAACTGAAGAGCAAATGGAAGAAGCTCAGAAGTGGAGTCAGCCATGGCTTGAATTTGATATGATGAGGGAATATGATACTTCAAAAATTGAAGCTGCAATATGGAAGGAAATTGAAGCGTCGAAAAGGTCTTGA